The Urbifossiella limnaea genome has a window encoding:
- a CDS encoding FG-GAP-like repeat-containing protein has translation MRRLTALPLEPRDLPSLLGTTLFPADNPWNQRITGAPVAANSAAVMTALTAAGNGRIHPDFGESSRGPNDLYGIPYNVVRGNSAPRVNVVIDAYAGESDIVAVPMPATVVLEGDYQNGPRVGVDARGDSHLLIFDIDNNRAYEFFRASRPSENPDGLWHADQQSVWDTSGNTFRPLTWTSADAAGLPILPGLVRPDEALPVSQGGQGVITHAIRFTLQNSKVLNQFIYPASHTANPGNTNATTMPPMGARFRLKAGVDLSQLNPQSRVIAQAMKDYGLILADNGSNFFFSGASYSVDANNGFALTFDDDDIQHTTYGLKSLRFADFELIDLTPQVTGLSAATAAAGDTITINGLNYGGAAGHLAVYFGPTPATNVTILSESQLRVVVPAGSGSVNVTVKSGADMPGVPQNIKNPVFGYGVSPVTTAGRFTYGSPSSPPPASPPPASPPPASPPPPASPPPPASPPPPASPPVYPRVSPNEFAVGNDRGGGSVRLYNPDGSPRFTATPFSSGFVGGVRTAAADFNRDGVADVVAGTGPGGPTRVVVLDGVTQAVLFDTAPFEPAFTGGVYVAAGDLDGDGVADLVVTPDEGGGPRVQVYAGTGFGKVADFFGIDDPAFRGGARAALGDLTGDGAADLVVSAGFGGGPRVALFDGRSIGGGRTKLADDFFLFEPALRNGAFVAAGDVDGDGFADLIGGGGPGGAPRVLVLRGADLLAGKAGGSRELANFFAGDPADRGGVRVAARDLNGDGRADVVVGDGTGSRVTAYIGGAAAFGFDAFPGLAGVFVG, from the coding sequence ATGCGGCGCCTCACCGCCCTCCCGCTCGAACCCCGCGACCTCCCCAGCCTGCTGGGCACCACCCTGTTCCCGGCCGACAACCCGTGGAACCAACGAATCACCGGCGCGCCCGTCGCCGCCAACTCGGCGGCGGTCATGACCGCGCTCACGGCCGCGGGGAACGGCCGCATCCACCCCGACTTCGGCGAGAGCAGCCGCGGCCCGAACGACCTGTACGGGATCCCTTACAACGTGGTCCGCGGCAACTCCGCGCCGCGGGTGAACGTCGTGATCGACGCCTACGCCGGCGAGAGCGACATCGTCGCGGTTCCGATGCCCGCGACGGTCGTGCTGGAGGGCGACTACCAGAACGGCCCGCGGGTGGGCGTCGACGCCCGCGGCGACTCGCACCTCTTGATCTTCGACATCGACAACAACCGGGCCTACGAGTTCTTCCGGGCGTCGCGCCCGAGCGAGAACCCCGACGGCCTCTGGCACGCCGACCAGCAGTCGGTGTGGGACACATCGGGCAACACCTTCCGCCCGCTGACGTGGACCTCGGCCGACGCCGCCGGGCTGCCGATACTGCCGGGCCTCGTGCGGCCGGACGAAGCGCTCCCCGTGTCGCAGGGCGGCCAGGGCGTCATCACCCACGCCATCCGCTTCACGCTGCAGAACAGCAAGGTGCTGAACCAGTTCATCTACCCGGCGTCGCACACCGCGAACCCGGGGAACACGAACGCAACCACGATGCCGCCGATGGGCGCCCGCTTCCGGCTGAAGGCGGGGGTGGACCTGTCGCAGCTCAACCCGCAGTCGCGGGTGATCGCCCAGGCGATGAAGGACTACGGCCTGATTCTCGCCGACAACGGCAGCAACTTCTTCTTCTCCGGCGCCAGCTACTCCGTGGACGCCAACAACGGCTTCGCCCTCACCTTCGACGACGACGACATTCAGCACACGACCTACGGCCTGAAGAGTCTTCGCTTCGCCGACTTCGAGTTGATCGACCTGACGCCGCAGGTGACCGGTCTGAGCGCGGCGACCGCCGCGGCCGGCGACACGATCACGATCAACGGCCTGAACTACGGCGGCGCCGCGGGCCATCTGGCGGTGTACTTCGGCCCCACGCCTGCGACGAACGTGACGATCCTGAGCGAGAGCCAACTACGGGTCGTGGTGCCGGCCGGCTCCGGCAGCGTGAACGTGACCGTGAAGTCCGGCGCGGACATGCCCGGGGTGCCGCAGAACATCAAGAACCCGGTGTTCGGCTACGGCGTGTCGCCGGTCACGACCGCCGGCCGGTTCACTTACGGTTCCCCGTCGAGCCCGCCACCGGCCAGCCCGCCGCCAGCGAGTCCGCCACCGGCGAGCCCACCGCCGCCGGCCAGCCCACCGCCACCGGCCAGCCCACCGCCGCCGGCCAGCCCGCCGGTGTACCCGCGTGTGTCGCCGAACGAGTTCGCCGTCGGAAACGACCGCGGCGGCGGGTCGGTACGGCTCTACAACCCGGACGGCTCGCCGCGCTTCACGGCGACGCCGTTTAGCAGCGGCTTCGTCGGCGGCGTGCGGACGGCCGCAGCGGATTTCAACCGCGACGGGGTCGCCGATGTGGTCGCGGGTACTGGACCCGGCGGACCGACGCGCGTGGTCGTGCTCGATGGCGTGACACAGGCGGTGTTGTTCGACACGGCCCCGTTCGAGCCGGCGTTCACCGGCGGCGTGTACGTCGCGGCCGGCGACCTGGACGGCGACGGCGTCGCCGATCTGGTGGTGACGCCCGACGAGGGCGGCGGCCCGCGGGTGCAGGTGTACGCGGGCACCGGCTTCGGAAAGGTCGCGGACTTCTTCGGGATCGACGACCCGGCCTTCCGCGGCGGCGCCCGCGCGGCGCTCGGCGACCTGACCGGCGACGGCGCGGCCGATCTCGTGGTTTCGGCCGGGTTCGGCGGCGGGCCGCGGGTCGCGCTGTTCGACGGCCGCTCGATCGGCGGCGGGCGCACCAAGCTGGCCGACGACTTCTTCCTCTTCGAGCCTGCGCTGCGGAACGGGGCGTTCGTCGCGGCCGGCGACGTGGACGGGGACGGGTTCGCGGACCTGATCGGCGGCGGCGGCCCCGGCGGCGCCCCGCGGGTTCTGGTGCTCCGTGGGGCCGACCTACTCGCAGGGAAAGCCGGCGGCTCGCGCGAGCTCGCCAACTTCTTCGCGGGCGATCCCGCCGACCGCGGCGGGGTGCGCGTCGCCGCGCGAGACCTGAACGGCGACGGCCGCGCCGACGTGGTGGTCGGCGACGGCACCGGCAGCCGCGTCACCGCGTACATCGGCGGCGCGGCGGCGTTCGGGTTCGACGCCTTCCCCGGGCTGGCCGGCGTGTTCGTCGGCTGA
- a CDS encoding PP2C family protein-serine/threonine phosphatase, with product MAAFEPVRYAALTDVGVKRSHNQDACLPVPAADEAAWRDHGHVFVVADGMGGHAVGEKASFKAVRDIPQIYNKHARDGAAAAIRRAFTEANHGIYSIGQENPEFRGLGTTAVALFLRPEGAWVGHVGDSRAYRFRDGKAEQLTFDHSWVWEIARRQGVDPDELGDFKKNVIIRSLGPDPEVEVDVEGPHPVQPGDVFLLCSDGLTGVVTPDEVGAVATALLPEDAAKLLVHLANLRGGPDNITVMIVRVGGGSEAAGGRPGTGVLARCLKAWNRRVPLPFTALGGGGLLAGLALAMHVSEIPGASILFVLAAAVILAGIAGLIGQLMKDQPEEEPPPPEDEGPRELHVYKTTPCPVSADVGDKFAQLEVALEQAMRAQGVSADWGGHQKLAAAAEAAKAKGDGEAFKARCKALLFLAEAFHKARNKEESFRPSWKDRNGPGPSA from the coding sequence TTGGCGGCATTTGAACCCGTCCGGTACGCCGCGCTCACCGACGTCGGTGTGAAGCGGAGCCACAACCAAGACGCCTGCCTGCCGGTCCCCGCGGCCGACGAGGCGGCGTGGCGCGACCACGGCCACGTGTTCGTCGTCGCCGACGGCATGGGCGGCCACGCCGTCGGCGAGAAGGCGAGCTTCAAGGCCGTCCGCGACATCCCGCAGATTTACAACAAGCACGCCCGCGACGGGGCGGCCGCGGCCATCCGCCGGGCGTTCACCGAAGCCAACCACGGCATCTACTCCATCGGCCAGGAGAACCCCGAGTTCCGCGGCCTCGGCACCACGGCCGTGGCGCTGTTCCTGCGGCCGGAGGGGGCGTGGGTCGGCCACGTCGGCGACAGCCGGGCCTACCGCTTTCGCGACGGCAAGGCGGAGCAGTTGACGTTCGACCACTCGTGGGTGTGGGAAATCGCCCGCCGGCAGGGCGTGGACCCGGACGAACTCGGCGACTTCAAGAAGAACGTCATCATCCGCTCCCTCGGCCCCGACCCCGAGGTCGAGGTGGACGTGGAGGGGCCGCACCCGGTCCAGCCCGGCGACGTGTTCCTCCTCTGCTCGGACGGCCTCACCGGCGTCGTGACGCCCGACGAGGTGGGGGCGGTGGCGACGGCGCTGCTGCCGGAGGACGCGGCGAAGCTGCTGGTGCACCTGGCGAACCTGCGCGGCGGGCCGGACAACATCACGGTGATGATCGTGCGCGTCGGCGGCGGGTCCGAGGCCGCCGGCGGCCGGCCGGGCACCGGGGTGCTGGCGCGGTGCCTGAAGGCGTGGAACCGGCGGGTGCCGCTGCCGTTCACCGCGCTCGGCGGCGGCGGGCTCCTCGCGGGCCTGGCGCTGGCCATGCACGTCAGCGAGATCCCCGGGGCGAGCATCCTGTTCGTACTCGCCGCCGCGGTGATCCTCGCCGGCATCGCCGGCCTGATCGGGCAGTTGATGAAGGACCAGCCGGAGGAGGAGCCGCCGCCGCCCGAGGACGAGGGGCCGCGGGAACTGCACGTGTACAAGACGACGCCCTGCCCCGTGAGCGCGGACGTGGGCGACAAGTTCGCCCAGCTCGAAGTCGCGCTCGAGCAGGCGATGCGGGCGCAGGGCGTGTCGGCCGACTGGGGCGGGCACCAGAAGCTCGCGGCCGCGGCCGAGGCCGCGAAGGCCAAGGGCGACGGCGAGGCGTTCAAGGCCCGGTGCAAGGCGCTGCTGTTCCTGGCCGAGGCGTTCCACAAGGCGCGCAACAAGGAAGAGTCGTTCCGCCCGAGTTGGAAGGACCGCAACGGCCCCGGCCCCTCCGCTTGA
- a CDS encoding PEGA domain-containing protein, with translation MSGRAGRILAVAVVGLALAGCGHVNRRFVVESNVPNAQVYIDNKYQGAAPAHAPFDYYGYYTVRLVHPDHETLTKRVHVVAPWYAYPPFDFLADVLWPFGIEDVRRYYFEMTPIRRPDPGELIQSADGLRMRGINLPRAEDPAPDDPGPRTLTAPMELPPAAVAPPAAVAPPAPGPVVPRLTPAP, from the coding sequence ATGTCCGGTCGGGCCGGTCGGATACTCGCGGTCGCGGTGGTCGGGCTGGCCCTGGCCGGGTGCGGCCACGTCAACCGCCGCTTCGTTGTCGAGTCGAACGTCCCGAACGCCCAGGTGTACATCGACAACAAGTACCAGGGCGCGGCGCCGGCCCACGCGCCGTTCGACTATTACGGCTACTACACGGTGCGCCTCGTCCACCCCGACCACGAGACGCTCACGAAGCGCGTCCACGTCGTCGCCCCGTGGTACGCCTACCCGCCGTTCGACTTCCTGGCCGACGTGCTGTGGCCGTTCGGCATCGAAGACGTGCGGCGGTACTACTTCGAGATGACGCCGATCCGCCGGCCCGACCCGGGCGAACTGATCCAGAGCGCCGACGGCTTGCGGATGCGGGGCATCAACCTGCCCCGCGCCGAAGACCCGGCCCCGGACGACCCCGGCCCGCGGACGTTGACCGCCCCGATGGAGTTGCCGCCCGCCGCGGTCGCGCCGCCCGCCGCGGTCGCGCCGCCGGCACCCGGGCCGGTGGTGCCGCGCCTCACGCCAGCGCCTTGA
- a CDS encoding MlaE family ABC transporter permease, with amino-acid sequence MSSPIDALAWVGRLAAFGARASAAALLALPRYHLWVRPFHGMVVGALPLAGVAGLAIGVVIWLHTRDVLARAAPGAVEYLPTFLAAAVLLELAPVGAGLIAAARTGASLGAELASMKVGEQLDALRLLGVSPLARLIGPRVLAAVLAVPVLHVLIATVAMGSGFVAEVVAGQTTPLRYETAAVRELYLADVLPAGLKTLAFGLVVGVAGCFVGLTAREGSEGVGRAATDAVVVCSLLVLAADVLLVGAIKALA; translated from the coding sequence ATGTCTTCGCCAATCGATGCCCTCGCCTGGGTCGGCCGACTTGCCGCGTTCGGCGCGCGTGCGTCGGCCGCAGCGCTTCTCGCGCTGCCGCGGTATCACCTGTGGGTGCGCCCGTTCCACGGCATGGTCGTCGGCGCGCTCCCCCTCGCCGGCGTCGCCGGGCTCGCCATCGGCGTCGTAATCTGGCTTCACACCCGCGACGTGCTCGCCCGCGCCGCGCCGGGTGCGGTCGAGTACCTGCCCACCTTCCTCGCCGCGGCGGTGCTGCTCGAACTCGCCCCCGTCGGTGCTGGGCTGATCGCCGCGGCGCGCACCGGGGCCAGCCTCGGGGCCGAACTCGCGTCGATGAAGGTCGGCGAGCAGCTCGACGCGCTGCGGCTCCTCGGCGTGTCGCCGCTCGCGCGGCTCATCGGCCCGCGGGTGCTCGCCGCGGTCCTGGCGGTGCCGGTCCTGCACGTGTTGATCGCGACGGTGGCGATGGGGAGCGGGTTCGTCGCCGAGGTGGTGGCGGGGCAGACGACGCCGCTCCGCTACGAGACGGCGGCGGTGCGCGAGTTGTACCTGGCGGACGTGCTGCCGGCGGGGCTGAAGACGCTTGCGTTCGGGCTCGTCGTGGGCGTCGCGGGCTGTTTCGTGGGGCTGACCGCCCGCGAGGGCTCGGAGGGCGTCGGCCGGGCGGCGACCGACGCGGTCGTGGTGTGTTCGCTGCTCGTGCTGGCGGCCGACGTGTTGTTGGTGGGGGCGATCAAGGCGCTGGCGTGA